A portion of the Streptomyces coeruleoprunus genome contains these proteins:
- a CDS encoding chaplin — protein MRQVTRKGLTIVAAAGGVLALGGGYAQATTGAGANGAAANSPGVASGNSVQAPVSVPVNACGNTVNVVGALNPAFGNKCANKSSGAQANGSTSNSPGVASGNNVQAPVNVPVNACGNSVNVVGGLNPAFGNSCANGSHNPGNPGNPGNPGNPGNPGNPGNPGNPGNPGNPGNPGNPGNPGNPGNPGNPGNPGNPGNPGEPGKPGTPGKPGTPGNPGEPGSPIEPNKPSPQGGEKLTPPKGTDELAHTGSTALGILAPAGAALLLGGTVLYRRARQSA, from the coding sequence ATGCGACAGGTCACGCGCAAGGGCCTGACCATCGTGGCGGCGGCGGGCGGCGTGCTCGCACTCGGCGGCGGATACGCCCAGGCCACCACCGGTGCCGGAGCCAACGGGGCAGCGGCCAACTCCCCCGGCGTCGCGTCCGGCAACTCCGTCCAGGCCCCGGTGAGCGTGCCGGTGAACGCCTGTGGCAACACCGTGAACGTCGTGGGGGCGCTCAACCCCGCGTTCGGCAACAAGTGCGCCAACAAGTCCAGCGGCGCGCAGGCGAACGGCTCCACCAGCAACTCGCCGGGCGTCGCGTCCGGCAACAACGTCCAGGCCCCGGTCAACGTGCCGGTGAACGCCTGCGGCAACAGCGTCAACGTCGTCGGCGGCCTCAACCCGGCGTTCGGCAACAGCTGCGCCAACGGCAGCCACAACCCGGGCAACCCAGGGAACCCCGGCAACCCCGGTAACCCGGGCAACCCCGGCAACCCTGGGAACCCGGGCAACCCTGGGAACCCCGGTAACCCTGGAAACCCTGGTAACCCTGGAAACCCTGGTAACCCCGGCAACCCTGGAAACCCTGGAAACCCGGGGAACCCCGGTAACCCGGGTGAGCCCGGCAAGCCCGGAACCCCCGGCAAGCCCGGCACGCCGGGCAACCCGGGTGAGCCCGGTTCGCCGATCGAGCCGAACAAGCCGTCCCCGCAGGGCGGCGAGAAGCTGACCCCGCCGAAGGGCACCGACGAGCTGGCCCACACCGGCTCCACCGCACTCGGCATCCTGGCCCCGGCGGGCGCGGCCCTGCTCCTCGGCGGCACGGTCCTCTACCGTCGCGCCCGGCAGTCCGCGTAA
- a CDS encoding DUF5703 family protein, with the protein MPEYEFVDVYVPRGVSRKEATRLLTDHAEYGHWELDRLTLRRDGTRRVRLRRRIIRQVRATW; encoded by the coding sequence ATGCCGGAATACGAATTTGTCGACGTGTACGTACCGCGGGGGGTCTCTCGTAAGGAGGCGACCCGCCTGCTGACCGACCATGCCGAGTACGGGCACTGGGAGTTGGACCGACTGACCCTGCGCCGTGACGGGACCCGCAGGGTGCGGCTGAGGCGGCGCATCATCCGCCAGGTGCGCGCCACCTGGTGA
- a CDS encoding helix-hairpin-helix domain-containing protein, with the protein MTALPRGETPGTPAADDHTTPTPGTDTPATPGTPGAAADVDPAAGREGDQEAAGEQRANGERDGVVDGEAPGKGTPSGGAPDGMGTPTADGDAAEAAGTPDTAADGAPTGDSGDASEDATGSGSAGAESSGGEAAEGAGSGEVSEAEAELAAQRELRARIERRKAEKGGPIEAGGKLSGRAADLLAAVRAVESGKKPDTAPYESPAPVAPPRRPAPAPAPARPAVVPAPAVRAAAPETVAAVRAVLAEGGAPETLAVRVATALGESAGDVLREDPWQLLTVPGVLPEQADGFARALLGAECGPGDPRRTDALVCWLLQRAALQGHTALDAAAVRAALAERSVPDAEEAVRHAIAEGAVLVFHDGLDEEQEESAEADAEPVPVLVGLDRYALAEESLADGLARLARSGPDPRWEAAPASELTRAVAAQGLVVHTGGEAARAEPVALARAAQALGLRAVVATHGENGRRRLGEQAAAVTVAGLLAGTAGPGRDEEGAFALDLLVVLDAPQLDVETAAMVVESVPDGCRLVLSGDPAVLESAGAGRVFGDLLAARVCPQVASRTPDPGPIGELVSGIGIGELNQVEAPGREVVIVPVRDAGEAVHRTVQLVADSVPRALGVPAEQTQVITVGHGGSAGTRALNAALKERLNPGPGRFGGFDPGDRVAYAAAPGRTTQGRVVSADAEGLHLECEGERIAVPRDRVESTVRPGWALTAHQAAGMRWPAAVVVLPGDAAQGLSRSWVYTAFSRGERHLSVVHGVDQALARAVAEAPAQHRTTRLRSLLEGLLATPEE; encoded by the coding sequence GTGACCGCGCTTCCCCGGGGGGAGACCCCCGGCACCCCGGCCGCCGACGACCACACCACCCCCACTCCGGGGACGGACACCCCCGCCACACCCGGCACGCCCGGCGCGGCAGCGGACGTGGATCCGGCTGCGGGCCGCGAGGGCGACCAGGAGGCCGCGGGAGAGCAGCGCGCGAACGGAGAGAGGGACGGGGTCGTGGACGGCGAGGCGCCCGGCAAGGGCACTCCGAGCGGAGGCGCCCCGGACGGTATGGGCACGCCGACCGCCGACGGCGACGCTGCGGAAGCCGCAGGAACGCCGGACACGGCGGCCGATGGCGCGCCGACGGGCGACTCGGGCGACGCTTCGGAAGACGCCACGGGCAGCGGTTCCGCGGGGGCGGAGAGCTCGGGCGGTGAGGCCGCGGAGGGGGCGGGCTCCGGGGAGGTGTCGGAGGCCGAGGCCGAGTTGGCCGCGCAGCGGGAGCTGCGGGCGCGGATCGAGCGGCGCAAGGCCGAGAAGGGCGGGCCCATCGAGGCCGGCGGCAAGCTGAGCGGGCGGGCCGCCGATCTCCTCGCGGCCGTGCGGGCCGTGGAGAGCGGCAAGAAGCCGGACACCGCGCCGTACGAGTCGCCCGCGCCCGTCGCGCCGCCCCGGCGGCCGGCGCCCGCCCCCGCACCGGCTCGGCCGGCGGTGGTGCCGGCACCGGCGGTGCGGGCGGCCGCGCCGGAGACGGTCGCGGCGGTGCGGGCGGTGCTGGCCGAGGGCGGTGCGCCCGAGACGCTGGCCGTGCGGGTGGCGACGGCACTCGGCGAGTCGGCGGGCGATGTCCTGCGCGAGGACCCGTGGCAGCTCCTGACGGTGCCCGGGGTGCTGCCGGAGCAGGCGGACGGCTTCGCGCGGGCGCTGCTCGGCGCGGAGTGCGGTCCGGGCGACCCGCGCCGTACGGACGCGCTGGTGTGCTGGCTGTTGCAGCGCGCGGCTCTCCAGGGCCACACCGCGCTGGACGCCGCCGCGGTGCGGGCGGCGCTCGCCGAGCGGTCCGTGCCGGACGCGGAGGAGGCGGTGCGGCACGCCATCGCGGAGGGTGCCGTGCTGGTCTTCCACGACGGGCTGGACGAGGAGCAGGAGGAGTCCGCCGAGGCGGACGCCGAGCCCGTACCGGTGCTGGTGGGGCTCGACCGGTACGCGCTGGCCGAGGAGAGCCTGGCCGACGGGCTGGCCCGGCTGGCCAGGTCCGGGCCGGATCCGCGCTGGGAGGCCGCGCCCGCGTCGGAGCTGACGCGCGCGGTCGCGGCGCAGGGGCTGGTCGTGCACACGGGCGGCGAGGCGGCGCGGGCGGAGCCGGTGGCCCTGGCCCGGGCGGCACAGGCGCTGGGGCTGCGGGCGGTCGTCGCCACGCACGGCGAGAACGGCCGCCGCAGGCTGGGCGAGCAGGCCGCCGCGGTGACCGTCGCGGGGCTGCTGGCCGGGACGGCCGGTCCCGGCCGGGACGAGGAGGGGGCCTTCGCCCTCGACCTGCTGGTGGTGCTGGACGCGCCGCAGCTCGACGTCGAGACGGCGGCGATGGTGGTGGAGTCGGTGCCCGACGGCTGCCGGCTGGTGCTGAGCGGTGACCCGGCGGTGCTGGAGTCGGCGGGTGCGGGACGGGTGTTCGGCGATCTGCTGGCCGCGCGGGTGTGCCCGCAGGTCGCGTCGCGCACGCCGGACCCCGGGCCGATCGGGGAGCTGGTGTCCGGGATCGGCATCGGTGAGCTGAACCAGGTGGAGGCGCCGGGCCGCGAGGTCGTGATCGTGCCGGTGCGCGACGCGGGCGAGGCGGTGCACCGTACGGTGCAGCTGGTGGCCGACTCGGTGCCCAGGGCCCTCGGGGTGCCCGCCGAGCAGACCCAGGTGATCACGGTGGGGCACGGCGGCTCGGCCGGGACGCGCGCGCTGAACGCGGCGCTGAAGGAGCGCCTCAACCCGGGGCCGGGACGCTTCGGCGGGTTCGACCCGGGTGACCGGGTGGCGTACGCGGCGGCCCCGGGCCGTACGACGCAGGGCCGGGTGGTCTCGGCGGACGCGGAGGGGCTGCACCTGGAGTGCGAGGGCGAGCGGATCGCCGTGCCGCGCGACCGGGTCGAGTCGACCGTCCGGCCCGGCTGGGCGCTCACCGCGCACCAGGCGGCCGGTATGCGGTGGCCGGCGGCGGTGGTGGTGCTGCCGGGCGACGCGGCGCAGGGCCTGAGCCGGTCGTGGGTCTACACGGCGTTCAGCCGGGGCGAGCGGCACCTGTCGGTCGTCCACGGCGTGGACCAGGCCCTCGCCCGCGCCGTCGCCGAAGCCCCCGCGCAGCACCGCACCACCCGCCTGCGCTCCCTGCTGGAGGGCCTGCTGGCCACGCCGGAGGAGTAG
- a CDS encoding aldo/keto reductase: MEQRHLGRTGLRVSRIGLGTLSWGRDTDEHEAAELLKVFWEAGGTLVDTADVYGGGEAEYLLGQLVERVVPRRDLVIVTKAGSVPDPDPERRFDGSRGHLLAALDASLARLGTDYVDVWQVHAFDPWTPLEETLQALDIAVTSGRARYVGVANFCGWQLAKAATWQLAAPGTRARLAATQMEYSLLQRGVEREVLPAARDLGVGLLPSSPLGRGVLTGKYRSGIPAGSRGASEHMAPFVEPYLDEAAQRIVEAVTTAADGLAVTPLQVALAWVRDRPGVVAPVVGARTAQQLRAALSVESLNLPDEICQALDDVSAPVHRYPDQDWSTL; this comes from the coding sequence ATGGAGCAGAGGCATCTCGGCCGTACCGGCCTGCGCGTGTCCCGGATCGGGCTGGGCACCCTGTCATGGGGCCGCGACACGGACGAGCACGAGGCCGCGGAGCTGTTGAAGGTGTTCTGGGAGGCCGGCGGGACACTGGTCGACACGGCGGACGTGTACGGCGGTGGCGAGGCCGAGTATCTGCTCGGGCAGCTGGTGGAGCGGGTGGTTCCGCGGCGGGACCTGGTGATCGTGACCAAGGCGGGCAGCGTGCCCGACCCGGACCCCGAGCGGCGGTTCGACGGGTCGCGGGGGCATCTGCTGGCCGCGCTGGACGCGTCGCTGGCCCGGCTGGGCACGGACTACGTGGACGTGTGGCAGGTCCACGCCTTCGACCCGTGGACGCCGCTGGAGGAGACGCTCCAGGCGCTGGACATAGCCGTGACCAGCGGGCGGGCCCGCTATGTGGGCGTGGCGAACTTCTGCGGCTGGCAGCTGGCGAAGGCGGCGACCTGGCAGCTCGCCGCGCCCGGGACGCGGGCCCGGCTCGCCGCCACGCAGATGGAGTACTCGCTGCTCCAGCGGGGCGTGGAGCGTGAGGTGCTGCCGGCGGCGCGGGACCTGGGCGTCGGGCTGCTGCCGTCGTCGCCGCTGGGCCGCGGTGTGCTGACGGGCAAGTACCGGAGCGGGATACCGGCCGGCTCGCGGGGCGCCTCCGAGCACATGGCCCCGTTCGTGGAGCCGTACCTGGACGAGGCGGCGCAGCGGATCGTGGAGGCGGTGACGACCGCGGCCGACGGGCTGGCGGTGACGCCTCTCCAGGTGGCGCTGGCGTGGGTGCGGGACCGCCCGGGCGTGGTGGCCCCGGTGGTCGGCGCGCGCACGGCGCAGCAGCTCAGGGCGGCGCTGTCAGTGGAAAGCCTTAACCTTCCGGACGAGATCTGCCAGGCGCTCGACGACGTGTCGGCGCCCGTGCACCGCTATCCCGATCAGGACTGGAGCACGCTGTGA
- a CDS encoding LLM class F420-dependent oxidoreductase: MRLGINLGYWGAGMDGDNLAVAQEADRLGYDVCWAAEAYGSDAPTVLSWVAAQTETIDVGSAIMQIPARQPAMTAMTAATLDSLSGGRFRLGLGVSGPQVSEGWYGVKFDKPLARTREYVEIVRKAMSRERLTHEGEHWTLPLPGGPGKPIKLTVHPEREHIPLYIAAIGPKNLEQTGEIADGALLIFPSAAHLEDTAVRHIRAGREKAGLTMDGFDVCPTVPLAVGDDITALADTFRPYTALYVGGMGSRKQNFYNQLARRMGYEKEAAEIQDKYLSGDKTGAAAAVPHQLIDQTTLLGSVERIADRMQAYAAAGVTTLTLAPAGFTLDERIAALRAGTEALERAGLVE; encoded by the coding sequence ATGCGGCTCGGCATCAACCTCGGCTACTGGGGAGCGGGCATGGACGGCGACAACCTCGCCGTCGCCCAGGAGGCGGACCGCCTCGGCTACGACGTCTGCTGGGCCGCCGAGGCGTACGGCTCCGACGCGCCCACGGTCCTGTCCTGGGTCGCCGCGCAGACCGAGACCATCGACGTCGGCTCCGCGATCATGCAGATCCCGGCCCGCCAGCCGGCGATGACCGCGATGACCGCCGCCACCCTGGACTCCCTCTCCGGCGGCCGCTTCCGCCTCGGCCTCGGCGTCTCGGGACCCCAGGTCTCCGAGGGCTGGTACGGCGTGAAGTTCGACAAGCCGCTGGCCCGCACCCGCGAGTACGTCGAGATCGTCCGCAAGGCCATGTCCCGCGAGCGCCTCACCCACGAGGGCGAGCACTGGACGCTCCCGCTCCCCGGCGGCCCCGGCAAGCCGATCAAGCTGACCGTCCACCCCGAGCGCGAGCACATCCCGCTCTACATCGCCGCGATCGGCCCCAAGAACCTGGAGCAGACAGGCGAGATCGCCGACGGCGCCCTGCTGATCTTCCCCTCCGCCGCGCACCTGGAGGACACGGCCGTCCGGCACATCCGCGCGGGCCGCGAGAAGGCCGGGCTCACCATGGACGGCTTCGACGTCTGCCCGACCGTTCCGCTCGCCGTCGGCGACGACATCACCGCGCTCGCCGACACCTTCCGCCCGTACACCGCGCTCTACGTCGGCGGCATGGGCAGCCGCAAGCAGAACTTCTACAACCAGCTCGCCCGGCGCATGGGCTACGAGAAGGAAGCCGCCGAGATCCAGGACAAGTACCTCTCCGGCGACAAGACGGGCGCGGCGGCCGCCGTACCGCACCAGCTCATCGACCAGACCACGCTCCTCGGCTCCGTCGAGCGCATCGCCGACCGCATGCAGGCGTACGCGGCGGCCGGCGTCACCACCCTCACCCTCGCGCCGGCCGGCTTCACCCTCGACGAGCGGATCGCCGCCCTCCGGGCCGGCACCGAGGCGCTGGAACGCGCGGGCCTCGTCGAGTAG
- a CDS encoding ferritin-like domain-containing protein: MLSARSIFQEIVDNDESYQLFCSIAASGEAQGGWENARIAALVPESLRDLAPKITRHGADEDKHGRIFNALLKKRGLEPVPVPPETDYTMLLERQGIGLAHDKLRRDTPLTERDILGYLSHSRVTEQRAADQMDMLVKYFGDHPEVGKAIRMICNDEDNHLAYCHEELLRLARAGHGRTIQYTLRESALAEIAIYRDVSLAVMGHMGRILKWPRAKSAALATGIRAMYAYERAGGWRRMVTLSTPARLDALGGPAEPAPVL; the protein is encoded by the coding sequence ATGCTCTCGGCCCGCAGCATTTTCCAGGAGATCGTCGACAACGACGAGTCCTACCAGCTGTTCTGTTCCATCGCGGCCAGTGGCGAGGCCCAGGGAGGCTGGGAGAACGCCCGGATCGCCGCGCTCGTCCCCGAATCCCTTCGCGACCTCGCGCCCAAGATCACGCGGCACGGGGCGGACGAGGACAAGCACGGCCGGATCTTCAACGCCCTGCTGAAGAAGCGCGGCCTGGAGCCCGTCCCCGTACCGCCGGAGACCGACTACACGATGCTGCTGGAGCGGCAGGGCATCGGCCTCGCCCACGACAAGCTCCGCCGGGACACGCCGCTGACCGAGCGGGACATCCTCGGCTACCTCTCGCACAGCCGTGTCACCGAGCAGCGGGCCGCCGACCAGATGGACATGCTCGTCAAGTACTTCGGCGACCACCCCGAGGTCGGCAAGGCCATCCGGATGATCTGCAACGACGAGGACAACCACCTCGCGTACTGCCACGAGGAGCTGCTGCGCCTCGCCCGCGCCGGACACGGCCGCACCATCCAGTACACGCTGCGCGAGTCCGCACTCGCCGAGATCGCCATCTACCGGGACGTCAGCCTGGCCGTCATGGGCCACATGGGCCGCATCCTCAAGTGGCCCCGAGCCAAGTCCGCCGCCCTGGCCACCGGCATCCGCGCCATGTACGCGTACGAGCGGGCCGGCGGCTGGCGCAGGATGGTGACCCTCAGCACACCCGCCCGCCTCGACGCCCTCGGCGGGCCCGCCGAACCGGCCCCGGTCCTCTGA
- the corA gene encoding magnesium/cobalt transporter CorA, with the protein MRAVIVDCAIYRDGRRREGPTDVVAALERARDAEDAFLWIGLHEPTAREFDRVSAEFGLHPLAVEDALKAHQRPKLEVYDDSLFLVLKPVLYDAEADAVSTGELMVFVGDSFVVTVRHGEGAPLAAVRGRLESDPEVLRHGPTSVLYAISDAVVDHYIDVAAELQVDMEQLEEDVFRPTGDAKGDAKYTASRIYTFKRQVLEFRRATGPLAAPMARLAGAGVPFVSARAQPFFRDVSDHLTRVAEQVEGLDRLLSDILAAHLAQMGVRQNDDMRKISAWAAMVAVPTMVAGVYGMNFTHMPELHWVWSYPAVVLLMVGAVLGLHRLFKRRGWL; encoded by the coding sequence ATACGCGCCGTGATCGTGGACTGCGCCATCTACCGGGACGGCCGCCGCCGTGAGGGCCCCACCGATGTCGTCGCCGCGCTGGAGCGGGCGAGGGACGCGGAGGACGCGTTCCTGTGGATCGGGCTGCACGAGCCGACGGCGCGGGAGTTCGACCGGGTCTCGGCCGAGTTCGGCCTGCATCCGCTGGCGGTGGAGGACGCGCTCAAGGCCCACCAGCGGCCCAAGCTGGAGGTGTACGACGACTCGCTGTTCCTGGTGCTGAAGCCGGTGCTGTACGACGCCGAGGCCGACGCGGTGTCGACGGGCGAGCTGATGGTCTTCGTCGGCGACTCGTTCGTGGTGACGGTCCGGCACGGCGAGGGGGCGCCGCTGGCGGCGGTGCGCGGGCGCCTGGAGTCGGACCCGGAGGTGCTGCGGCACGGGCCGACGTCGGTGCTGTACGCGATCAGTGACGCCGTGGTGGACCACTACATCGACGTGGCGGCGGAACTCCAGGTGGACATGGAGCAGCTGGAGGAGGACGTCTTCCGGCCGACCGGCGACGCCAAGGGCGACGCCAAGTACACGGCGTCGCGGATCTACACGTTCAAGCGGCAGGTGCTGGAGTTCCGGCGGGCGACCGGCCCGCTTGCCGCACCGATGGCGCGGCTCGCGGGCGCGGGTGTCCCGTTCGTCAGCGCGCGGGCCCAGCCGTTCTTCCGTGACGTGAGCGACCACCTGACACGTGTCGCCGAACAGGTCGAGGGCCTGGACCGCTTGCTTTCGGACATTCTTGCGGCGCACCTCGCCCAGATGGGCGTGCGGCAGAACGACGACATGCGGAAGATCTCGGCCTGGGCGGCCATGGTCGCCGTACCCACGATGGTCGCGGGCGTCTACGGGATGAACTTCACCCACATGCCGGAGCTGCACTGGGTGTGGTCGTACCCGGCCGTGGTCCTGCTGATGGTGGGTGCCGTCCTGGGGCTGCACCGCCTCTTCAAGCGGCGCGGCTGGCTCTAG
- a CDS encoding histidine phosphatase family protein: protein MATLILVRHGRSSANTAGVLAGRTPGVTLDERGAAQAAALPARLAGIPLTLAVSSPLERCRDTLRPLLDARPGLALHTEERINECDYGDWSGRKLAELVDEPLMEVVQQHASAAAFPGGESMRAMQARAVDAVRDWNARVEQQHGEDAVYVMCSHGDIIKAIVADALGLHLDLFQRVHVDPCSITAIRYTRARPFLVRLGDTGDFAGLTPREGNGGGAAQVGGGAGAP from the coding sequence ATGGCGACGTTGATCCTCGTACGGCACGGACGTTCCTCCGCCAACACCGCGGGCGTGCTCGCCGGCCGCACGCCCGGCGTCACCCTCGACGAACGCGGCGCGGCGCAGGCCGCCGCGCTGCCCGCACGGCTGGCCGGCATCCCGCTCACCCTGGCCGTCAGCAGCCCCCTGGAGCGCTGCCGCGACACGCTCCGCCCGCTCCTGGACGCCCGGCCCGGCCTGGCCCTGCACACCGAGGAGCGGATCAACGAGTGCGACTACGGCGACTGGTCGGGCCGCAAACTCGCCGAACTCGTCGACGAGCCGCTCATGGAGGTCGTCCAGCAGCACGCGTCGGCCGCCGCCTTCCCCGGCGGCGAGTCGATGCGTGCCATGCAGGCCCGCGCGGTCGACGCGGTGCGGGACTGGAACGCGCGCGTGGAGCAGCAGCACGGCGAGGACGCCGTGTACGTCATGTGCTCGCACGGCGACATCATCAAGGCGATCGTGGCGGACGCGCTCGGCCTGCACCTCGACCTGTTCCAGCGCGTGCACGTCGACCCCTGCTCGATCACCGCGATCCGCTACACCCGCGCGCGGCCGTTCCTCGTACGCCTCGGCGACACCGGCGACTTCGCCGGCCTGACGCCCCGCGAGGGCAACGGCGGCGGAGCGGCCCAGGTGGGCGGCGGCGCGGGCGCACCGTGA
- a CDS encoding DUF3090 domain-containing protein: MSRQVFLYDPPERFVAGTVGLPGRRTFFLQASAGGRVTSVALEKTQVAALAERMDELLDEVVRRTGGNAPVPAVAPADIADTAPLDVPIDEEFRVGTMALAWDGEEQRMIVEAQALVELDVESEEDLAEAEERLLQDEENGPPMLRVRLTGAQARAFAKRALDVVNAGRPPCPLCSLPLDPEGHVCPRQNGYRRGA, encoded by the coding sequence GTGTCCCGTCAGGTGTTCCTGTATGACCCGCCGGAGCGCTTCGTGGCCGGTACGGTCGGGCTGCCTGGGCGCCGTACGTTCTTCCTGCAGGCGTCCGCCGGCGGCCGGGTCACCAGTGTCGCCCTGGAGAAGACCCAGGTGGCCGCGCTCGCCGAGCGCATGGACGAACTGCTCGACGAGGTGGTCCGGCGCACCGGCGGCAACGCCCCGGTGCCGGCCGTGGCCCCCGCCGACATCGCCGACACCGCGCCCCTCGACGTCCCCATCGACGAGGAGTTCCGTGTCGGCACGATGGCCCTCGCCTGGGACGGCGAGGAGCAGCGCATGATCGTGGAGGCGCAGGCGCTCGTCGAACTCGACGTCGAGTCCGAGGAGGACCTCGCCGAGGCCGAGGAGCGGCTGCTCCAGGACGAGGAGAACGGCCCGCCGATGCTGCGCGTCCGGCTGACCGGTGCACAGGCCCGGGCGTTCGCCAAGCGCGCCCTCGACGTGGTCAACGCCGGACGCCCGCCGTGCCCGCTGTGCAGCCTGCCGCTCGACCCGGAGGGACACGTATGTCCGCGCCAGAACGGATACCGCCGCGGAGCCTGA
- a CDS encoding SCO1664 family protein: protein MSAPERIPPRSLTSLDLLAEGELTVRGRVREASNAVLFCTVAHEGEEAECVYKPVAGERPLWDFPDGTLAQREAAAYAVSEATGWGLVPPTVLRDGPYGPGMVQLWIEDDPSVSLLALVDDDEPGDGWKPVGLAQVDEDRTALLVHADDVRLRRLAVLDAVINNADRKGGHLLPAVDGRLYAIDHGVTFHVDDKLRTLLWGWAGRPLPTEALDVLARLEADLAEGAALATRLAELITPAELAALRARVAALRTSGRHPEPSGRWPAIPWPPV, encoded by the coding sequence ATGTCCGCGCCAGAACGGATACCGCCGCGGAGCCTGACGTCGCTCGATCTGCTCGCCGAGGGCGAGCTGACGGTGCGCGGCCGCGTCCGTGAGGCGTCCAACGCGGTGCTGTTCTGCACCGTGGCGCACGAGGGCGAAGAGGCCGAGTGCGTGTACAAGCCCGTCGCCGGGGAGCGCCCCCTGTGGGACTTCCCCGACGGGACGCTCGCCCAGCGCGAGGCCGCGGCGTACGCGGTGTCCGAGGCGACCGGGTGGGGCCTGGTCCCGCCGACCGTGCTCCGGGACGGCCCGTACGGCCCCGGCATGGTCCAGCTGTGGATCGAGGACGACCCCTCCGTGTCCCTCCTGGCCCTGGTCGACGACGACGAGCCCGGCGACGGCTGGAAGCCCGTCGGGCTCGCCCAGGTCGACGAGGACCGCACGGCGCTGCTCGTCCACGCCGACGACGTACGGCTGCGCAGGCTCGCCGTCCTCGACGCGGTGATCAACAACGCCGACCGCAAGGGCGGGCACCTGCTCCCCGCCGTGGACGGCCGGCTGTACGCCATCGACCACGGCGTCACGTTCCACGTGGACGACAAGCTGCGCACCCTGCTGTGGGGGTGGGCCGGCCGGCCGCTGCCCACGGAGGCCCTGGACGTGCTGGCGCGGCTGGAGGCCGACCTGGCCGAGGGCGCCGCGCTGGCCACCCGGCTGGCGGAGCTGATCACCCCTGCGGAGCTGGCCGCGCTGCGCGCCCGGGTGGCCGCCCTGCGCACCTCGGGCCGCCACCCGGAGCCGTCGGGCCGGTGGCCGGCCATCCCCTGGCCGCCGGTGTAG
- the mshC gene encoding cysteine--1-D-myo-inosityl 2-amino-2-deoxy-alpha-D-glucopyranoside ligase has translation MHAWPASEVPALPGKGRDLRIHDTATGGRVTLDPGPVARIYVCGITPYDATHIGHAATYNAFDLVQRVWLDTKRQVHYVQNVTDVDDPLLERAARDGLDWTSLAERETALFREDMTALRMLPPQHYIGAVEAIPGIVPLIERLRDAGAAYELEGDIYFSVESDRHFGEVSHYDAELMRALSAERGGDPDRPGKKNPLDPMLWMAAREGEPSWDGASLGPGRPGWHIECVAIALDHLGMGFDVQGGGSDLIFPHHEMGASHAQALTGEHPFAKAYVHAGMVALHGEKMSKSKGNLVFVSALRRAGVDPVAIRLTLLAHHYRADWEWTDDVLDEAVERLGRWRAAVSRPDGPSADALVEEIRDALADDLDTPRALAAVDRWVELQRTEGGADEGAPGVVSRAVDALMGVAL, from the coding sequence ATGCATGCCTGGCCCGCTTCTGAGGTCCCCGCCCTGCCCGGCAAGGGCCGCGACCTCCGGATCCACGACACCGCGACCGGTGGACGAGTGACCCTCGACCCCGGCCCCGTCGCCCGTATCTACGTCTGCGGCATCACGCCGTACGACGCGACCCACATCGGTCACGCGGCGACCTACAACGCGTTCGACCTCGTTCAGCGCGTGTGGCTCGACACCAAGCGGCAGGTCCACTACGTGCAGAACGTGACCGACGTCGACGATCCGCTCCTGGAGCGGGCCGCGCGCGACGGCCTCGACTGGACGAGCCTCGCCGAGCGCGAGACCGCGCTGTTCCGCGAGGACATGACGGCCCTGCGGATGCTGCCGCCGCAGCACTACATCGGTGCCGTCGAGGCGATACCCGGCATCGTGCCCCTCATCGAACGGCTCCGCGACGCGGGCGCCGCCTACGAACTCGAAGGCGACATCTACTTCTCCGTCGAGTCCGACCGGCACTTCGGCGAGGTCTCCCACTACGACGCCGAGCTCATGCGGGCCCTGTCCGCCGAGCGCGGCGGCGACCCCGACCGCCCCGGCAAGAAGAACCCGCTCGACCCGATGCTGTGGATGGCCGCCCGTGAGGGCGAGCCCAGCTGGGACGGCGCCTCGCTCGGCCCCGGCCGGCCCGGCTGGCACATCGAGTGCGTGGCCATCGCGCTGGACCACCTCGGCATGGGCTTCGACGTCCAGGGCGGCGGCTCCGACCTGATCTTCCCGCACCACGAGATGGGCGCCTCGCACGCGCAGGCCCTCACCGGCGAGCACCCCTTCGCCAAGGCGTACGTGCACGCCGGGATGGTCGCCCTGCACGGCGAGAAGATGTCCAAGTCCAAGGGCAACCTGGTCTTCGTCTCCGCGCTGCGCCGCGCGGGCGTCGACCCGGTGGCGATCCGCCTCACCCTCCTCGCGCACCACTACCGGGCGGACTGGGAGTGGACCGACGACGTGCTCGACGAGGCCGTCGAGCGGCTCGGCCGCTGGCGCGCCGCCGTGTCCCGGCCCGACGGCCCCTCGGCCGACGCGCTGGTCGAGGAGATCCGCGACGCGCTCGCCGACGATCTCGACACGCCCAGGGCGCTGGCGGCCGTCGACCGCTGGGTCGAACTCCAGCGCACCGAAGGCGGTGCGGACGAGGGCGCGCCCGGCGTCGTCTCCCGCGCCGTCGACGCGCTGATGGGCGTGGCGTTGTAA